The following nucleotide sequence is from Microthrixaceae bacterium.
ACCCGACTCCGTCGAGGCGCCGCGGAATGAACGGCGGCAGCCCCCAGTCCTGGCCGTCTCGGCCCAACGGGTCAGGCGGGGCGCCGATGCGGACCCCAGGCGCGATCAGGTCCTGCCATTCCCAGGCGTCGAAACCGTCAGGCGCGAAACCCACGGCCAGGTCGGTCATGGTCAGCTTCTGGTCTAGGCACGTGCCAGCTAACGACAGTTGCTGATCGGCCAGCCATTGCAGCCAGCACCAGAACCTGACCCGGTCCGACTCGGCATCGACCACTCGCCGAACCGCATCGGTCTGAGGTCGTTGCAGCTCGGCCGGCCACCGTGACCAGTCCGGTTGGCCCAGTCCGTCAGCAATGGTGCAGAAGGCTCCCCACCTCTCCAACGGCGCGCCGCCCCGGCGGCAGAACTGGTGGAACTCGATGCTGGGCCGGTCCTTGGTCGCGGCCCAAACTGCCTCGAGAGCGCCACGCTTCACCGCCCACACCGCTGATCGGTCGATGGTCAACCAGCCCCGGCTATCGGTCTGGTGGTTCAGGGCCACTCCCTCGGACCGCCATCGCCCGGCGTCTGCCAGATCTGCGAACCCGGGGACCGTGTCCAGATCGATCAGCATCGGGTCCAGCCAGCGGCGCGTGCTCGGGGAGTACGGGCTGTTGGGTGGGGATGGCGACGGGGTGGGAGCGTGCAGCGGATTCAGTCCCACCAGTCCCGCACCTCGACTTTGGGCCCACTCCACCAACACGGCCAGGTCGCCCAGATCACCGATCCCCCAACTCGTCGATCGGCGAGCCGCATACAGCTGGGCGGTGACACCCCAGACGCGCAGGTCGGGCGGAAGGTAACACCGCCCGGGCGAGACCAGCAGGGGGCGACCCACCCCCTGTTCATCCACCAACCGGTGGTACCCGACGGGTAGATCTACGGGAAGTTGCCAGGAACCGTCGCCACGAACCGTTGGATTCGGGTGCCCGCCGGCGCGCTCGACCTCCGATCCGTCCTCGAGCACCACCATCGATCCGCCCGGAACCGACCTCGGGGGTGATCCCGCGATCATCACGATCGTGGCCGGCGGGACCGGCGGCCCTTCGATCCCCATGGCCACGTGCATCGCCTCGATCACATCGGCATCCACGGTCCTTTCCCGCCCGAAACCGTCGAAGAACCGAGGCTGCACGCCAGCCCAATCAGTTCCACTCAGGGCGGGGTCGAGTGACTTCACCTCCCCATGCTGCCCGCCCACCGAAGCGGCCGCGGTCGATGCCACGCCGTGCTCGATGAGGCGAGTCGCCCATCGGTTCGCCGATCGGCTCACCCCCTCGACGCCTGGCCGCAGACGCAAAGGGACCGGCCCGGGGTCGCCGCATCCGTTTGGTTGACAAGGGCGTGCCCTACCCGCCAGGTCCCGTACACTCGCCGTGTGGGCCGAACCCTGATCGAACGTCGCCTCCGAGATGTCTCCGAGCGGATGAAGCAGGTCGGACGCGAGCTGTCGGTGGTGGAAGAACAGCTTGCCCACCTCGTCGATGAAGCCGACGAGGCCCGAATCAGGGCATTGGTGTCAGAGACTCCCTTGGCTGGGCATGATCACCACGAGGCCCAACGCCACGCCGATGCCATGAGTCGCCACCGAGACAGCCTCGTGGCAGAGTTGGCTGAACTGGACCAAACCCAGAACGAACTACTCGACCGGCTCATGACCACGGCCCCGTCGCCATGACCGTCTACGGTCGAACGAACCTGAACACCCCCAACACTGGAGAGCAACGGTGCCCACCCGTGTAGTGATCGCAGAAGACGAGGCCATCATCCGCCTCGACCTCAAGGAAACCCTGGAAGAAGAGGGCTACGAGGTGGTGGCCGAGACCGGCCGCGGTGACGAGGCGGTGGAACTCGTTAGAGAGCACCGCCCCGACGTGGCCATCCTCGACATCAAGATGCCTGGGCTCGATGGCCTATCCGCCGCCCGCGAGATAGCGGGGGAGCGTTGGTCGGCGGTACTCATCCTCACCGCCTTCTCTCAGCGAGACCTCATCGAGCGTGCCCGTGACGCCGGAGCGTTGGCATACCTGGTGAAGCCGTTCCAGAAGTCAGACCTGTTCCCGGCCATCGAGGTGGCCGTAGGTCGATTCCGTGAGCTCAAGGCCTTGCACGAGCAGGCCACCTCGCTGGAAGAGCAGTTGGAGACCCGCAAGACCGTCGATCGGGCCAAGGGTCAACTGATGGACAACAACGGGTTGTCGGAAGCCGATGCCTTCGCCTTCATCCAAAAGACGGCCATGAAGGAACGCTCCACCATGCGAGACATCGCCCAGCGAGTCCTCGACGGAGACCTCCAACCCGCTTGAGCCCTGCGGGGTGCGACAGGAGATGGGCCCGACCGGTTGGTCGGCCGGGCCCACCCGCCACGCCCCGCGGTCCGGACCCTTTCGGGTCGAGACCGACAAGGCGAGGGCGACATGTACCTATCCGCTTGGGTCCTTGGCTTGGAGTCCGCGGAGTCAGATCTCCTGGGCCAGTTTGGCAATGGCAGTCAATTGTTCGACCGTTGCCACTTCTCCGCCAACTGAGAGCTCCACGCCGCCGGTCACCACGAAGTCTCCGCTGGCCCCAGCCAGGATCAGCATTGGGCTGCCGGTGGTGATCAGGATCGCGTCGTTGAGGCCGGCAACTTCGGTGGCGTCCTCCTGGATCTCCCTTTGACCAGCCAGGAAAGGACGTGCGTTCCACTGGATGTTGGCCACGGTGGCACCCTCGGGAAACCCGTCCATCTCGATGGCGTAGCTGCAGTTCGGTGTTGTCCAGGCAGAATTGGGTTGAGCGTTCACGATCGTCACCCCGAGGATTTCACCGACCTGGGCTCCGGTGATCTCAGAGCACACATCGAGGTCCGATACCTCGTCCTCCTGTGACCCATCGGAATCCTGCGTGGAACCGTCGTTGGCGGCTTCGTTCCTAGCCGACCCAGACTCATCTGTCTGCGACGCAGCCCCCATAACGGTGGTGGCCGAGGCGTCATCTTTTTCATCGTTGCCACTCCCGCACCCGGACACCAGCAATGCGGTGGTGGCTAGGGCAGCGAACGAGAGCCGGACCGGACGGAAAGACAGCGAGGATCTGGTTTGCATGGACCGAAATATGCCCGACGCCAAGGCTCCGATCATGAGTGGAGCAGCACTCAAGTTGTGCGATCACGCTACTCAGCACCCTCGACACCTCCACCTACGGCACCAGGTCAGTCCGAGATGACACGCCCATCTTCGTGTACGCCCGGTGGAGGTGGTTCTCCACCGTCCGCACCGAGACCACAAGGGCCTCAGCGACCTCCCGGTTGCTGAGGCCATTACAAACGAGAGCCACGACCTCCTGCTCTCGTGGGGTCAGGCCGTCAGCGTTGGCGGCCTTTTCCAGGCTCACCAGCGGTGGGGTGGCGAGTCCCGTCTGCTCTGTCGCGGCAATGGCCTGGGCTCGGACTTTGTGGACACGATTGGGAGTGGCCAGCGCCGCCAAACACCGAACCTCGAGCCCCCACCCAGTGGCCCCAATCGCATCGAGGTCATCAGCGAGTATGTCGAGGTCTCCTGGCGAATGGACCAAACCGTGTGCCAACGCAAGCCGGACTTGGGAAAGCCGCGAGCGTACGGGGATTGCTTGGAGGATCGGCACTGCCGCGGAGGGTGCGCCCATACGGACCAGATCGTGAGCCATCTCGGCCGCCTGGGCATGACGGCCTGACGCCGACGCTGACGTGGCAAGGTCCTTCAACATCACCCTGGCCTCGTCATGACGCCCGGACAGGTTGAGCTGCCAGGCCCGAGCGCGGTCGACTTCAGGCTCGAAGAGGCCGAACGGTCCGCAAGGGTGGCTTTCCAGACGGCTCAGATCATGGGCCAGGGCGGCCCTATCACCCATGGAGGCGGAAGCTAGGGCGGCGGCAGTCGTGCACCAACGAGCCAGTCCCGCCATTTGCGCTGATGCCCAGATCTGCTCCGCCTCGAGCGCCACGGTCCTTGCCTCGGCTGGGCGGCCCCGGGCCAGCAGCACCCGACTTCGCAGCAGCGCTGCCCACCCCTGAGCCTGACGGCCGGGTCGGGTGAGGGTGTGCTGGTAGATGGCTGAGGTGAGCTCGTCAGCGTCGATCAAGCGGCCGGCGTTCAACAACGACCAGCCGAGCGAAATGACGTGCACGCCAGGATCTAGGTAAAGAGAAGGGGATGGGGCGGACAGTGCCTCCATCGCCCGATTGGCCATGTCGGCCGCCTCGTCCGCCCGATCAGTCATGGCCAACGACAGTGCTGCGGCCAGGCTTGCCGCACTGGCAACCAATGGCTCGGGATGATCGACGAGTGGAAGCGACATGGCGAGGGACATGTCGATCCGACCTTCGAGCACTTGGAACACCGCCTTCTCGGCGTCGAGAGCCAGCGGCCATGGTTTTGCCGCGGTCTGAGCCGAGTCCAGAAGCGCATACGCGGCCTGAGCGTCGTGGTGGGTCCAGAACGCCTGCTCGGCTCGGCGAATGGTCACTGCCACCAGGGCTTCGTCAGAGTCGGGAACGTGACGAGCGAGCGTCTCGGAGGCTGCAACTGGGTCACCGCGCTCATCGGCGCACCACGACTCCAGAAGTATCGCCTCGGTACTGGACTCCACAGCAGCAGAGGCGCGGGCCAGGCGCTCGGCCCGGGATGGGTCGCCCTGATCCAGTGCCATGCGAGCTCCGGCCAGAAGACGCTTGGCATCACCGCGACGGTGGGCGGTCAGGTCCCATTCGATGGCCGCCAGTTCCAGCGGACCGCCTGGTTCTGCCGCTCCGGAGATACGCGCCGCGTCGGCTAGTTCAGCTGCCATTCGGATCCGGCTCGCCGTTGGGAGAGTCGTGCAGAGATGTAGAGCGAGAACCGGGCTGGCGA
It contains:
- the malQ gene encoding 4-alpha-glucanotransferase; protein product: MKSLDPALSGTDWAGVQPRFFDGFGRERTVDADVIEAMHVAMGIEGPPVPPATIVMIAGSPPRSVPGGSMVVLEDGSEVERAGGHPNPTVRGDGSWQLPVDLPVGYHRLVDEQGVGRPLLVSPGRCYLPPDLRVWGVTAQLYAARRSTSWGIGDLGDLAVLVEWAQSRGAGLVGLNPLHAPTPSPSPPNSPYSPSTRRWLDPMLIDLDTVPGFADLADAGRWRSEGVALNHQTDSRGWLTIDRSAVWAVKRGALEAVWAATKDRPSIEFHQFCRRGGAPLERWGAFCTIADGLGQPDWSRWPAELQRPQTDAVRRVVDAESDRVRFWCWLQWLADQQLSLAGTCLDQKLTMTDLAVGFAPDGFDAWEWQDLIAPGVRIGAPPDPLGRDGQDWGLPPFIPRRLDGVGYQPFAETLRTVLRHARGLRVDHVMGLFRLYWIPPGMEPSRGAYVHFVDQDLLHVLAIESTRAAAIVVGEDLGTVEPGVRDVLGQAGVLSTRLLWFEDQPPSTWPAQSMAAVTTHDLPTIAGVWSGADLRDLDAAAVTIPPDGDHELRHRLRVAASSPDDAATDQIVVAAQAAVAASPAMVATVALDDLAGAVHRPNVPGTIDQHPNWRIPLPVPLDSLGESTLANSVGDAMSATRARPVS
- a CDS encoding AAA family ATPase; translation: MTTLPRTAAVQTGSGVAGDGLVGGGGEVGPVLIGRDDILVRARQALTRRGVVICGTAGSGLTSLARALAPDSVWVLATESTATVPLWAARGLLPPIAGGSEGGPARASTSNHEVSARSPVSSSDLERVEAALRLHLARQRRPLVAVVDDLDHLDSASSSVILRLVTDGQVRLIGLRKSSRPAPEDVSVLWREAGLDRIDLPPLNADDSAAVVTNVIGGPVDGRTLKYLVDLAAGNPFLASELVRGSIGAGTLQERHGLWTLTGEAGLTPEIADRAKIELDCLPADLRSAAEVLAMAGAIPIGMALVLPGAIPLEALERLGLAEIFGQGDQAKARLASPVLALHLCTTLPTASRIRMAAELADAARISGAAEPGGPLELAAIEWDLTAHRRGDAKRLLAGARMALDQGDPSRAERLARASAAVESSTEAILLESWCADERGDPVAASETLARHVPDSDEALVAVTIRRAEQAFWTHHDAQAAYALLDSAQTAAKPWPLALDAEKAVFQVLEGRIDMSLAMSLPLVDHPEPLVASAASLAAALSLAMTDRADEAADMANRAMEALSAPSPSLYLDPGVHVISLGWSLLNAGRLIDADELTSAIYQHTLTRPGRQAQGWAALLRSRVLLARGRPAEARTVALEAEQIWASAQMAGLARWCTTAAALASASMGDRAALAHDLSRLESHPCGPFGLFEPEVDRARAWQLNLSGRHDEARVMLKDLATSASASGRHAQAAEMAHDLVRMGAPSAAVPILQAIPVRSRLSQVRLALAHGLVHSPGDLDILADDLDAIGATGWGLEVRCLAALATPNRVHKVRAQAIAATEQTGLATPPLVSLEKAANADGLTPREQEVVALVCNGLSNREVAEALVVSVRTVENHLHRAYTKMGVSSRTDLVP
- a CDS encoding response regulator, translated to MPTRVVIAEDEAIIRLDLKETLEEEGYEVVAETGRGDEAVELVREHRPDVAILDIKMPGLDGLSAAREIAGERWSAVLILTAFSQRDLIERARDAGALAYLVKPFQKSDLFPAIEVAVGRFRELKALHEQATSLEEQLETRKTVDRAKGQLMDNNGLSEADAFAFIQKTAMKERSTMRDIAQRVLDGDLQPA